In one window of bacterium DNA:
- a CDS encoding stage V sporulation protein S: MVGIMTLKVAAKSNPSTVAGAIANNVRDGKSVEIVAMGPESINNTVKAIAIARGFLKGDGLDAHFKPEFIHLTIDGEKKSAIKFFLSVEKSA; this comes from the coding sequence TTGGTCGGGATCATGACGCTCAAAGTCGCCGCGAAAAGCAATCCCTCCACCGTGGCCGGTGCCATCGCCAACAATGTCCGCGACGGTAAGAGCGTGGAGATCGTGGCCATGGGACCGGAAAGCATCAACAACACGGTCAAGGCCATCGCCATCGCCCGCGGGTTCCTCAAGGGCGACGGTCTCGATGCCCACTTCAAGCCCGAGTTCATCCACCTGACCATCGACGGCGAGAAGAAGAGCGCGATCAAGTTCTTCCTAAGCGTGGAGAAAAGCGCCTAA